GTTTATGTGGAGGGGTAGGAGAGGGTCGAacgacagtaggtggcggttcAGCAGGCTGTGGAGGGGGTAACTCTGGTCCTGGGGCGATGGGTGGAGGCGGGGCGTTAGGAAACGGAAACAGCTGTGGCGGAGCCAGCGGTGGATTCGGCTCCGGTTTAGGACTCGATGGCGTTTGCCGGGACTTTTTGCGGAACGTGTGCAAGCGCGGCAAGCGTTGCCGTTTCCGCCATCCAGACTTCAATGACGTTACAGATCTGGGCGTCCAGAAGAACGAGTTTATCTTCTGCCACGACTATCAGAACAAAGAGTGTGTGCGCACCAACTGCCGATTCGTTCACGGATCCAAAGAGGACGAGGACTATTATAAGAAAACCGGTGAGTTGCCCCTGAGACTGAGGGGAAAGGTCGCTGCCGGGCTCGGGTTGTCCCCTACTGATCTCCCGTTGAGCCGCGGGGAGGTCCCCATATGCAGAGACTACCTGAAGGGCGAGTGCCAGAGAGGCAACAAGTGCAAGTTTCGCCATGTGAGAAAGGACTACGATTATGAGGCCTCGTCGAGGGTGGGCGTTGGATGCATGATGGGTGTTACGGGTGGGGTAAGTGGGATGGCCAATGCAGGTGTGGGAGGGGCGGGCGGCGTTGTGGGTGCCTGCAGTGGGATGTCTGGGATTGTTGGCGGTGGTGTAGGTACCTATATGGGGATGGGATGCCCCAGCATGGGGGGCTGTAGAGACCAGGGACTGTCGGGTGGAGGGGGCGGTGGGAGCTCATTGAGTGGCTGTATGTCGATGGGAACCGCAGGTCATCGGCGCTACGATAGGGGTCCCTGTTCAGTCTATGACCCCTTGTTTGAAAATGGCCTGTTTGAAGCTGGACCAGTAGAGGCTCCCGTGGACCACACAACCCTTCAGTTGAAGAGAAGACGTTTGGAGGGCCTGCGATTGGCTGATGGGGCTGTTGGTCCACATTATGACCTGGGAATTCAAACCACCCTGCTAACCAGACCGGTGGAATATCGTCTACTAGAGGAGGAGAACGCTTTGTTGAGAAAAAGAGTGGAAGAACTTAAGAAACAGGTGAGGAAGTGATGgtcatgtttgtttaaatgagtaagtaaagctgcaatctgtaacttttgcctctctatcgccatctctgttcgaaacataaaattgcaggtaaCTTTACATCACATTTTTGCCGgagtttattttgaatgttgaacaTTTGGGGCAACTGTAATGCTAAATGTctttaatttttattgtttttatttatctctTTTCCCTCAAGGTGTCCAATCTCCTAGCCACCAATGAGGTGCTCTTAGAGCAGAACGCTCAGTTTCGAAGCCAAGCTAAAGTGATGACTCTCTCATCAACCCCTGCCCCATCCGATCAGAGTCTGGCTCCCCCTGTTGGTGCTGTCAGCTCCTACAACCATGGCATCGCCCAGACTCACACCACTCTCAGCAGCACTGGTCTTCAGCCACGTCCCGTGACCCAACAAGATCTGGTGGCCCCGGCCGGTACGCAAACCGCCCCTCCTGTAAACGCTGCTCCCCCTTCAGCTCCCCCTCCGCATCTGAACCCTGACCCCATCTCCGCTGCCCTCGCTCAGACCATCGCCCAGGGAATGGCCCCAGCTGTTTCAATGGCCCCTGTTGCGGTTTCCGTAGCACCGGTTTCCGTGTCGATGGCACAGCCGTTGCCAGGCATCACGATGAGTCACGCCACCACGCCGATGGTGTCATACCCCATAGCCAGTCAAAGTATGAGAATCACCACCATACCTCATTAGCATGGGGCTAATGTGTTCAGCATTACATGACTCATTATTTGTGTGGTTGCTGGCAAACTCAGACTTTCTGTTTATGAGCTAGAAAATGAGGAAACTACAATTTCCCCTTGGTTTTTAGGGATTGTGGTGAGTTTCTCAGCGTTGGGGGTCATTTTGACTGATTTGGATTTTCTGCTTTCTTTATAAGCAACATACTGAGATTCACTTGTGTCAAGCATGATTCAGTTTTCTCGCCATGCTTTTGTGGACGATTGCTTTTACCAGAGAGCAAATGTTTGCCGTAAAGACTCCTTTGAGACTGGCACCCAAAAATGCCTTCTTTCCAGACTTCCCACTTAGACGTTTATTAACACAAACTCCTGTGAACTCATTTTGAAGGATGTAAATATTTAACTAATAATCATTACAGAATGATTGTTAATTTACTTGTTACATATCAGATttcatttgacttctttttagtttgtcaattgtttttgtgttattgttATTTCAATGAGAAGACACATTAAACACTattattaaatcatttcaaTTCCTTAACAAAAAGAAATGTGTGTGgatttttgcattgttttttcagaTCTAATTCTTCCATGACAGGTAAGTACTTTTCCTAACTGTTGATCAAACCTATGTTTCTAATTCAGTTTTGTTAATAGTTACTAGGGGTACTTGAAATTCTACCATCATTTACTCGAATGTTAGcaatttctgggacatcattgactaccatagtaggaaaaataattgAACCTTTTTTTCTAGaatgctgctttgtgattggtccatATCTCTAAAGCCTGCCCCcacacctaaccctaaccttcgtaGGGTAAAACAGGGGAGTCATACGGTGTTTCTCAAACGCAAGGACAGGTTGCAAAGCTACCACAATTCTATAAACAATTCTCAGATATACTTGCCCCTTGTCTTTTAAAGGTGTTTATTGAGAGCATTAACAACCACAAGCTTCCCCCCAGTATGACTCAAGGAATAATTTCCCTCATTCCTAAACCgaataaagatttgttttttattgataaTTGGTGTCCAataaatttattaaataatgacTATAAGGTTTTAGCTCACATACTTTCCAATAGGATTAAAAAGGTGCTCAGTTCTATAATAGATGAGTCTCAATTTGGTTTTATTAATGACAGACATATTTCAAATAATACATGTttagttttagatattttagaTTATTCTAGTTTGATTTCTGATGATagctttcttatttttttggaCTTTTACAAAGCTTTTGACACTTTGCAGCATACTTTTAATTTTCATTGTCTTGAAAAGTTTGGTTTTGAGATTTCTCAGATCTTTCTCTGAGGGGTAGAGTGCTTCTTGCTAAGGCTGAAGGCCTTTCTAGGCTCATTTATGCTGATCAATCAGTTCATTTGGAGCCGAAGTTTGGTCAAATTATTGATCAGAGACTTTACATTTTTGTGGAAAAATTTAGTTCATTATATTAGGAAGTCTGTGGTGATGAATGTCAGTGAGAAGGGGGTCTTAATTTTTTGGATTTTAGTACAttaaactgtgcctttaaaatcAATTggttaaaacatttaataaagaaaTTGTCTTTGTGGAACTTTATTCCCAATTACGTTTTTTCTCAGTTTGGTGACATTTTGTTATGTAACTACAAAATAGAAAAATTACCAGCAAAATTATCAGCATTTCATAGACAGGCTCTATTGGCTTGGTCTTTGATATTCAAGCACAGTTTTTTACCTCACAAGTATTTCATTtggaatatatattttgtacaaGAATACgtctatattttaaaaaaattggtTTGATAAGAATATTTTGTTGGTAGGCCAATTAATTAATTcgcaagggttgttattttcatatAAGGAATTTCTAGAACATTTTCAATTCCCTGTTTCtcccaaagaattttcagtagTCATGGGTTCTTTTCCATCAGGCGCTCTTGTTTTATTGAGAGGTTTCTCCGGTATCTCTGAGTCTGATTAATACTCCTGTTggtaaattgtgtttttcttcttatataaataataagagGTTAATCCGTTCTCTATTCCAGCAGGATATTGTTATTTTACCACCTGTACTTTCTTACTGGAATAATGTAGGAGGTAACATCTGCTGGGAAAAAGTGTGGATGCTTCCACACTCTTTTTTCTTAACCAATAAAGTAAAAGAAatatcttttaaaataattcataaatgttACCCTgcaaatcactttttaaaatgttttgctaattCTGTAATGACACTGATGAAACGGTTGTTCATCTTTTTTGGCATTGTCCTTCTACTAAAATGTTTTGGAAAGATGTCTTAGGATTTATTAGGTATGAAATATATATGGATTGTGTGTTATGTTGGAAGGATGTGGTAGTAGGTTTTATTGACTACGATCAGTCCAAGAAAAGtaaattttatgttatta
The Triplophysa rosa linkage group LG7, Trosa_1v2, whole genome shotgun sequence genome window above contains:
- the zc3h10 gene encoding zinc finger CCCH domain-containing protein 10; the protein is MPDRDSTYLAGGGGGSGSGVGTGVGEDVGSGTGLCGGVGEGRTTVGGGSAGCGGGNSGPGAMGGGGALGNGNSCGGASGGFGSGLGLDGVCRDFLRNVCKRGKRCRFRHPDFNDVTDLGVQKNEFIFCHDYQNKECVRTNCRFVHGSKEDEDYYKKTGELPLRLRGKVAAGLGLSPTDLPLSRGEVPICRDYLKGECQRGNKCKFRHVRKDYDYEASSRVGVGCMMGVTGGVSGMANAGVGGAGGVVGACSGMSGIVGGGVGTYMGMGCPSMGGCRDQGLSGGGGGGSSLSGCMSMGTAGHRRYDRGPCSVYDPLFENGLFEAGPVEAPVDHTTLQLKRRRLEGLRLADGAVGPHYDLGIQTTLLTRPVEYRLLEEENALLRKRVEELKKQVSNLLATNEVLLEQNAQFRSQAKVMTLSSTPAPSDQSLAPPVGAVSSYNHGIAQTHTTLSSTGLQPRPVTQQDLVAPAGTQTAPPVNAAPPSAPPPHLNPDPISAALAQTIAQGMAPAVSMAPVAVSVAPVSVSMAQPLPGITMSHATTPMVSYPIASQSMRITTIPH